A genomic stretch from Candidatus Kapaibacterium thiocyanatum includes:
- a CDS encoding phosphocarrier protein HPr — MITTTVRVTNRAGLHTRPAAMLVKLAAQYKSDIYLIRDGFNINAKSIIGVMTLAAEQGCDLGLHVDGPDESTAAAAIADLFASGFGEP; from the coding sequence ATGATCACGACGACGGTACGGGTGACCAACAGAGCGGGTTTGCACACGCGCCCGGCAGCGATGCTGGTGAAGCTGGCCGCCCAATACAAAAGCGACATCTACCTCATCCGCGACGGATTCAACATCAACGCCAAGAGCATCATCGGCGTGATGACGCTCGCGGCGGAACAGGGCTGCGATCTCGGACTTCATGTCGACGGCCCCGACGAGTCCACTGCGGCAGCCGCTATCGCCGATCTTTTCGCTTCCGGATTCGGAGAGCCCTGA
- a CDS encoding phosphoenolpyruvate--protein phosphotransferase — protein sequence MRDGLQIRRPAEFMIRTTAPYGQHILKGVPASPGIAIGHAFVLSIDSPSVSQDHISPDRVTDEVGRFRVAMEAMAAELVNAIDLARVESTSVSTIIESYLLIVSDPIITGSIVKRIETGLLAESAVVQEFDVHRNILHSARDTILRERAQDFEHVKERLIATLRNRTLVHAAARNSVVVAGSITPQDMLFFKQTQTLGYVTEIGGINSHSCILARDLGIPAVIGIRNATGEISSNTTIIIDGYAGIVIVDPDERHLREYRNKLDREADYRQRLGALIKQPTVTTDGVTVTLHANIDTPEQVGAALVSGGDGIGLVRTEYLLMQRGHYPTVEEQTAWYRDIAERAFPLPVTFRAFDVGSDKFRDGIPNHEDNPALGLRGIRFLLYRPDLFEQQVTAVLRASVNRNIRFMLPMVSVLEEVEQAREIVESCKRRLTDAGIDFDSAMPLGVMIETPAAAMMADSFAKVADFLSIGTNDLAQYALATDRTNELVADIFDALHPAVLRMVAMIVDAARRNDKSVSVCGEMAGHAAATEMLVGLGLNELSVAPGLILELKHRIRSVSYADCADLVQRVLDCTTTPQVYAELAAIQQLRQEDGRPA from the coding sequence ATGCGCGACGGACTGCAGATACGACGACCGGCGGAGTTCATGATACGTACCACGGCTCCCTATGGTCAGCATATCCTGAAAGGCGTTCCGGCCAGCCCCGGCATCGCCATCGGTCATGCCTTCGTGCTCAGTATCGACTCTCCGTCGGTCTCGCAGGACCACATCTCTCCGGACCGCGTCACCGACGAAGTAGGGCGCTTCCGCGTCGCCATGGAAGCGATGGCCGCGGAGCTCGTCAACGCCATCGATCTTGCCCGTGTCGAATCCACGAGCGTCAGCACGATCATCGAATCCTACCTGCTGATCGTGAGCGATCCCATCATCACGGGGTCGATCGTCAAACGCATCGAAACCGGTCTCCTCGCCGAGTCCGCCGTCGTCCAGGAATTCGACGTCCACAGGAACATCCTGCACTCCGCACGCGATACCATCCTGCGTGAACGCGCCCAGGACTTCGAACACGTCAAGGAACGGCTCATCGCCACGCTCCGGAACCGTACGCTCGTCCATGCAGCGGCACGCAACAGCGTCGTCGTCGCCGGCAGCATCACGCCGCAGGACATGCTGTTCTTCAAGCAGACGCAGACGCTCGGATACGTGACGGAGATCGGCGGTATCAACTCGCATTCGTGCATCCTCGCCCGCGATCTCGGTATTCCCGCCGTCATCGGCATCCGCAATGCGACGGGCGAGATCTCTTCGAATACGACCATCATCATCGACGGTTATGCCGGCATCGTCATCGTCGATCCCGATGAACGGCACCTCCGCGAATACAGGAACAAGCTCGATCGTGAAGCCGACTACCGGCAGCGCCTGGGAGCCCTGATCAAGCAGCCGACCGTTACCACCGATGGTGTGACGGTGACGCTCCATGCCAACATCGACACACCGGAACAGGTCGGAGCCGCCCTCGTATCGGGTGGCGACGGTATCGGTCTCGTGCGGACGGAATATCTGCTGATGCAGCGCGGACATTATCCGACGGTGGAAGAGCAGACCGCATGGTATCGCGATATCGCAGAACGTGCCTTCCCGTTGCCCGTGACCTTCAGGGCCTTCGACGTCGGCAGCGACAAGTTCCGCGACGGCATCCCAAATCATGAAGACAATCCGGCCCTCGGCCTGCGGGGAATACGCTTCCTGCTCTATCGTCCGGATCTTTTCGAACAGCAGGTCACGGCCGTGCTCCGCGCATCGGTCAACAGGAACATCCGCTTCATGCTGCCGATGGTCAGTGTCCTGGAAGAAGTCGAACAGGCACGCGAGATCGTCGAGTCGTGCAAGCGCCGGCTCACCGATGCGGGTATCGACTTCGATTCCGCCATGCCGCTCGGAGTGATGATCGAAACACCTGCGGCCGCGATGATGGCCGACTCCTTCGCCAAGGTCGCCGACTTTCTCAGTATCGGAACGAACGACCTGGCGCAGTATGCCCTCGCCACGGACAGGACGAACGAGCTCGTCGCCGATATCTTCGATGCCCTGCACCCGGCCGTTCTTCGGATGGTAGCCATGATCGTGGATGCCGCTCGCCGCAACGACAAGTCGGTCAGCGTCTGCGGTGAAATGGCAGGTCATGCCGCGGCGACGGAAATGCTCGTCGGCCTCGGCCTCAATGAATTGTCCGTCGCTCCCGGACTCATCCTCGAACTCAAGCATCGCATCCGTTCGGTATCCTATGCCGACTGCGCCGACCTCGTGCAGCGCGTCCTCGATTGTACGACCACACCGCAGGTCTATGCCGAGCTGGCTGCCATCCAGCAGCTCAGACAGGAGGATGGTCGTCCTGCATGA
- a CDS encoding deoxyribose-phosphate aldolase, whose translation MHLNTTIDHTLLKPDATVEQIDRLCAEAREHAFASVCVLPWYVERAAAMLADTPVATCTVIGFPLGGTFTQTKVAEAMLAMDRGATELDMVINISALKSGEIDVVEADIAAVVSAVHGRKGIVKVIIETSLLTDAEKVGMCHVVTRIRADYIKTSTGFSTGGATLDDVRLLRANVGADVRVKASGGIRDRATAEAMLEAGASRLGTSAGVSIVRERH comes from the coding sequence ATGCATTTGAATACTACCATCGATCATACGCTGCTGAAGCCCGATGCCACCGTCGAACAGATCGACAGGCTCTGTGCGGAAGCACGAGAACATGCCTTCGCGAGCGTCTGCGTCCTTCCATGGTACGTCGAACGCGCCGCCGCCATGCTGGCGGATACTCCGGTCGCGACCTGCACCGTCATCGGCTTTCCTCTCGGAGGAACGTTCACGCAGACGAAGGTCGCCGAAGCCATGCTCGCGATGGATCGCGGAGCCACCGAGCTGGATATGGTCATCAATATCTCCGCGTTGAAGAGCGGCGAGATCGATGTCGTGGAAGCCGATATCGCCGCGGTCGTATCGGCCGTTCACGGCCGGAAGGGAATCGTGAAGGTCATCATCGAAACAAGCCTCCTTACCGATGCCGAGAAGGTCGGGATGTGCCACGTCGTCACGCGGATACGGGCGGACTACATCAAGACGTCGACGGGATTCTCCACGGGTGGGGCGACGCTCGACGATGTCCGTCTGCTACGCGCCAACGTCGGTGCCGACGTCCGTGTCAAGGCATCCGGTGGCATCCGTGACCGAGCCACGGCCGAGGCGATGCTCGAGGCCGGTGCTTCCAGGCTCGGTACATCGGCCGGAGTCTCCATCGTCCGTGAACGTCACTAG
- a CDS encoding pyridoxine 5'-phosphate synthase: MIRLAVNIDHVATIREARGGLEPDPVHAAVLAELAGASGIVCHLREDRRHVNDRDVRVLRDTVSTKFDLEMAAVDEIISIALDVVPDLVTIVPEKREELTTEGGLDVAAQPHFYKDLCSLMHDKLIQVSYFIDPVPAQIEAVARTGAEIIELHTGTYANARTRTAAEAELTRLRLAAEMAQDAGLIVTAGHGLDIRNIGPVCGIPQIEEVSIGHSLISRAVFLGMERAVREMIEAIAAVPNS; encoded by the coding sequence ATGATACGACTTGCGGTGAATATTGATCATGTGGCCACGATTCGCGAGGCCAGAGGCGGATTGGAGCCCGATCCCGTCCATGCGGCCGTACTCGCCGAACTGGCCGGAGCGTCGGGCATCGTATGCCACCTGAGGGAGGACAGGCGCCACGTGAACGACCGGGACGTCCGCGTCCTGCGTGACACCGTCAGCACGAAATTCGACCTGGAAATGGCAGCCGTGGACGAGATCATCTCCATCGCCCTGGACGTCGTACCGGACCTTGTCACGATCGTGCCTGAAAAACGTGAGGAACTGACGACGGAAGGCGGCCTGGACGTCGCCGCGCAGCCCCATTTCTACAAGGACCTGTGCTCGCTGATGCACGACAAGCTGATCCAGGTGAGCTACTTCATCGACCCCGTTCCCGCACAGATCGAAGCCGTGGCCCGGACGGGAGCCGAGATCATCGAGCTGCACACGGGAACCTATGCCAATGCCCGCACGCGGACGGCAGCCGAGGCGGAACTTACGCGCCTGCGCCTCGCCGCCGAAATGGCGCAGGACGCGGGGCTGATCGTGACGGCAGGACATGGCCTGGATATCCGGAACATCGGCCCTGTCTGCGGCATTCCCCAGATCGAAGAAGTGTCCATCGGACACAGCCTGATATCGAGGGCCGTCTTCCTGGGTATGGAGCGCGCTGTACGGGAAATGATCGAGGCCATCGCCGCAGTACCCAATTCCTGA
- the sdhA gene encoding succinate dehydrogenase flavoprotein subunit (part of four member succinate dehydrogenase enzyme complex that forms a trimeric complex (trimer of tetramers); SdhA/B are the catalytic subcomplex and can exhibit succinate dehydrogenase activity in the absence of SdhC/D which are the membrane components and form cytochrome b556; SdhC binds ubiquinone; oxidizes succinate to fumarate while reducing ubiquinone to ubiquinol), which produces MELKSNIPSGPIEQKWDKHRADLKLVNPANKRKYTVIVVGTGLAGGSAAATLAELGYNVHAFTYHDSARRAHSIAAQGGINAAKNYQNDGDSIWRLFYDTVKGGDFRAREANVYRLAQVSVNIIDQCVAQGVPFAREYGGYLANRSFGGAQVSRTFYARGQTGQQLLLGAYQALSRQVGLGKVHLHNKKEMMDLVMVNGRARGIVTRDLVTGKIETHMADAVILATGGYGNVFYLSTNAKACNVTATYRAHKRGALFANPCYTQIHPTCIPQSGDYQSKLTLMSESLRNDGRIWVPKKKGDTRSPDQIPESERDYYLERKYPSFGNLSPRDIASRAAKEACDDGRGVGPGGLGVYLDFSDAIKRLGQEVIEDRYGNLFEMYERITGENPYNVPMRIYPAVHYTMGGLWVDYDLMSNVPGLFVLGEANFSDHGANRLGASALMQGLADGYFVIPYTIGGYFAQGGLEKVDAGMPEARAAAREAEDRIKLLLSINGKRTPTSFHRELGKIMWDQCGMARNEAGLKDALQRIPALREEFYQNLHIPGTGESLNQTLELATRVADFLEFGELLCYDALHRNESCGGHFRTEYQTEDGEARRNDQDYCYAAAWEYTGVGSKPVLHKEALEFENVHLATRSYK; this is translated from the coding sequence ATGGAATTGAAGAGCAATATTCCCAGCGGCCCCATCGAACAGAAATGGGACAAGCACAGAGCCGATCTGAAGCTCGTGAATCCGGCCAACAAGCGGAAGTATACCGTCATCGTCGTCGGCACCGGCCTGGCCGGTGGCTCGGCAGCGGCAACGCTGGCCGAACTCGGATATAACGTCCACGCCTTCACGTATCACGACTCCGCGCGCCGCGCCCACTCCATCGCAGCACAGGGCGGCATCAATGCCGCCAAGAACTACCAGAACGACGGCGACAGTATCTGGCGTCTGTTCTACGATACGGTCAAGGGCGGAGACTTCCGCGCACGCGAGGCCAACGTCTACCGTCTGGCCCAGGTCAGCGTCAACATCATCGACCAGTGCGTCGCACAAGGTGTGCCGTTCGCCCGTGAATACGGCGGCTATCTGGCCAACCGTTCGTTCGGTGGCGCCCAGGTGTCGCGGACGTTCTACGCGCGGGGGCAGACGGGCCAGCAGCTCCTCCTCGGAGCCTATCAGGCCCTGAGCCGTCAGGTGGGCCTCGGCAAGGTGCATCTCCACAACAAGAAGGAGATGATGGACCTCGTCATGGTCAACGGACGTGCCCGCGGTATCGTGACTCGCGACCTCGTGACCGGAAAGATCGAGACGCACATGGCCGATGCCGTCATCCTCGCGACCGGCGGCTATGGTAACGTCTTCTACCTGTCGACGAATGCCAAGGCCTGCAACGTCACGGCCACATATCGTGCCCACAAGCGCGGTGCTCTCTTCGCGAATCCCTGCTATACGCAGATCCACCCAACGTGCATTCCCCAGAGTGGCGACTATCAGTCCAAGCTCACCCTCATGTCGGAGTCGTTGCGTAATGACGGCCGTATCTGGGTGCCCAAGAAGAAGGGGGATACCCGCTCGCCCGATCAGATTCCCGAAAGCGAACGGGACTATTATCTCGAACGCAAGTATCCGTCGTTCGGCAATCTCTCGCCCCGCGATATCGCATCGCGTGCGGCGAAGGAAGCCTGCGACGACGGTCGTGGCGTAGGCCCGGGCGGTCTGGGCGTCTATCTCGACTTCTCCGATGCCATCAAGCGCCTCGGCCAGGAAGTCATCGAGGACCGCTACGGCAACCTGTTCGAGATGTACGAACGGATCACGGGCGAAAACCCCTACAACGTCCCCATGCGGATCTATCCCGCCGTCCACTATACGATGGGCGGTCTGTGGGTCGACTACGACCTCATGAGCAACGTCCCGGGCCTCTTCGTCCTGGGCGAAGCCAACTTCTCCGACCACGGTGCCAACCGTCTCGGCGCATCGGCACTCATGCAGGGTCTGGCCGACGGCTACTTCGTCATTCCCTACACCATCGGCGGATACTTCGCCCAGGGTGGTCTCGAGAAGGTCGATGCCGGCATGCCCGAAGCGCGTGCGGCAGCCAGGGAAGCCGAAGACAGGATCAAGCTCCTGCTGTCGATCAACGGCAAGCGTACGCCTACATCCTTCCACCGCGAGCTCGGCAAGATCATGTGGGACCAGTGCGGTATGGCACGGAACGAAGCCGGTCTGAAGGACGCACTGCAACGCATTCCCGCACTGCGCGAGGAATTCTATCAGAACCTCCACATCCCCGGTACAGGCGAGTCGCTGAACCAGACGCTCGAACTGGCGACGCGCGTGGCCGACTTCCTCGAATTCGGCGAGCTGCTCTGCTACGATGCCCTCCATCGCAACGAGTCATGCGGTGGCCATTTCCGTACTGAATATCAGACGGAAGACGGTGAGGCGCGCCGGAACGACCAGGACTATTGCTATGCAGCCGCCTGGGAGTACACGGGTGTGGGCAGCAAGCCCGTCCTGCACAAGGAGGCCCTCGAATTCGAAAATGTGCACCTCGCAACCAGGAGTTACAAGTAA
- a CDS encoding peptide chain release factor 3, which yields MSDIIQEIGRRRTVAIISHPDAGKTTLTEKLLLYSGAIHQAGAVTGGKHSSTTSDWMEIEQQRGISVSSSAMRVEYDGHLLNILDTPGHQDFSEDTYRTLMAVDSAIMLLDAGRGVQEQTIKLFKVCRDRGIPIITFMNKLDRPARNPLELLDEVEQVLGITAIPRTWPIGDGQDFRGIYDRDAEQFYEFERTVGNKYKAPMKVGDIRSEHLRSSLGPMMHDKLLEDLEFVDHVIPAFDRDEYLHERCTPVYWGSAITNFGLEHFLQQLLQLAPAPQAFDMSTGSVKPESSEFTGFVYKVQANMNKAHRDRISFVRIVSGRFERGMTAFHPRSGKETKLNYPFQIFGRDREIIDEAFPGDVIGLTNPGLFRVGDTITTKSDATIPNFPRFAPEIYAKVFPAMGSFSKSFRKGIDQLAEEGVVQIFTESDGNPVPLVAAVGELQLELFAWRMENEYNEKVKLERLPYTRTRWLGSEVRPATAVPIIFDDQQRPVAVFKNEWEINYALERTKDLILNEKPDA from the coding sequence ATGTCAGACATCATACAGGAAATAGGCCGCCGCCGTACCGTGGCCATCATCTCCCACCCCGACGCCGGCAAGACGACGCTGACGGAGAAGCTGCTGCTCTATTCCGGGGCCATCCACCAGGCCGGCGCCGTGACCGGTGGCAAGCACTCGTCCACGACGTCGGACTGGATGGAGATCGAACAGCAGCGCGGTATCTCCGTTTCGTCGAGCGCCATGCGCGTCGAATACGACGGTCACCTCCTGAACATCCTCGACACTCCGGGTCACCAGGACTTCTCCGAGGATACGTATCGGACGCTCATGGCCGTGGACTCGGCCATCATGCTTCTCGACGCAGGCCGTGGCGTGCAGGAACAGACCATCAAGCTCTTCAAGGTCTGCCGCGACCGCGGCATTCCCATCATCACCTTCATGAACAAGCTGGACCGCCCGGCCCGCAATCCGCTCGAACTGCTGGACGAAGTCGAACAGGTACTCGGTATCACGGCCATACCGCGCACCTGGCCGATCGGTGACGGGCAGGACTTCAGAGGTATCTACGACCGTGATGCGGAGCAGTTCTACGAGTTCGAGCGTACGGTAGGCAACAAGTACAAGGCTCCGATGAAGGTAGGCGACATCCGCAGCGAACACCTGCGGTCGTCCCTCGGACCTATGATGCACGACAAGCTGCTGGAGGACCTGGAATTCGTCGACCACGTCATTCCCGCCTTCGACCGTGACGAATATCTCCACGAGCGCTGCACGCCGGTATACTGGGGCTCGGCCATCACGAACTTCGGCCTGGAGCACTTCCTGCAGCAGCTCCTGCAACTCGCTCCGGCGCCGCAGGCCTTCGACATGTCGACGGGATCCGTCAAACCCGAATCGTCCGAATTCACCGGCTTCGTCTACAAGGTCCAGGCCAACATGAACAAGGCACACCGGGACCGCATTTCCTTCGTCCGCATCGTGAGCGGCCGTTTCGAACGTGGCATGACGGCCTTCCATCCGCGCAGCGGCAAGGAGACGAAGCTCAACTATCCGTTCCAGATCTTCGGCCGGGACCGCGAGATCATCGACGAAGCGTTCCCGGGCGACGTCATCGGCCTCACGAATCCCGGACTCTTCCGCGTAGGCGATACGATCACGACGAAGAGCGATGCCACGATTCCGAACTTCCCGCGCTTCGCACCCGAAATCTATGCCAAGGTCTTCCCGGCCATGGGCTCCTTCAGCAAGTCCTTCCGCAAGGGTATCGACCAGTTGGCGGAAGAAGGTGTGGTGCAGATCTTCACGGAGTCCGACGGCAATCCCGTTCCCCTCGTAGCGGCCGTGGGCGAGCTCCAGCTCGAACTGTTCGCATGGCGCATGGAGAACGAATACAACGAGAAGGTCAAGCTCGAACGTCTGCCCTATACGCGCACCCGATGGCTGGGCAGCGAGGTACGTCCCGCCACTGCCGTTCCCATCATCTTCGACGATCAGCAACGCCCCGTCGCCGTCTTCAAGAACGAATGGGAAATCAACTACGCACTGGAACGGACCAAGGACCTGATACTGAACGAGAAGCCCGACGCCTGA
- a CDS encoding threonylcarbamoyl-AMP synthase has product MTTDILDALSDPDGAVRRAGELLRGGQLVAIPTETVYGLAARIDDTEALGRIFRVKGRPQDNPLIVHCSAREQVDEVVDWSVVDTADRTIVERLMEAFWPGPLTLVLPRTAVVDAIVSAGLDTVAVRIPGLDITRRIIEEAGMPLAAPSANRSGRPSPTTAEHVMDDLQATIAAVVDGGPCQEGLESTVVRVVGGRIVVLRPGSVTRVQLHEVSGAAVVDPERVDDTAHSPGTRYRHYAPVASMILVDSVDEIGTSYVNVASAGDGTEPLRIVMLATSDPGLPGIEWRPLLPSTLFAELRRADRLHVEKIIVLCDEAVRRNEALMNRLRKAAEPTHGTSETK; this is encoded by the coding sequence ATGACGACGGACATTCTCGACGCTCTTTCCGATCCCGACGGGGCGGTCCGCCGTGCCGGCGAACTGCTCCGTGGCGGACAGCTCGTGGCCATTCCGACGGAGACGGTCTATGGTCTGGCTGCACGCATCGACGATACCGAGGCGCTCGGACGGATCTTTCGCGTGAAGGGAAGGCCGCAGGACAATCCGCTCATCGTCCACTGCTCGGCACGCGAACAGGTGGATGAGGTCGTGGACTGGTCCGTGGTCGACACCGCGGACCGAACGATCGTCGAACGACTGATGGAGGCGTTCTGGCCGGGGCCGCTCACGCTCGTCCTTCCCCGCACCGCCGTCGTCGATGCCATCGTCAGTGCCGGTCTCGACACCGTCGCCGTACGGATTCCCGGACTCGATATCACACGCAGGATCATCGAAGAGGCCGGTATGCCACTGGCCGCACCATCGGCCAACCGTTCGGGCCGACCGAGTCCGACCACCGCCGAGCATGTCATGGACGACCTGCAGGCGACCATCGCCGCCGTCGTCGATGGTGGCCCGTGCCAGGAAGGGCTCGAATCCACCGTCGTGCGCGTCGTCGGCGGGCGGATCGTCGTCCTGCGTCCGGGCAGCGTCACGCGGGTCCAGCTTCACGAAGTGTCCGGTGCCGCCGTCGTCGATCCGGAGCGGGTGGACGATACGGCACATTCGCCCGGAACCAGGTACAGACATTACGCTCCCGTAGCATCGATGATATTGGTCGATTCCGTGGACGAAATCGGGACTTCGTACGTCAACGTGGCCTCCGCCGGCGACGGTACGGAACCACTCCGTATCGTCATGCTCGCCACGTCGGATCCGGGACTTCCCGGCATCGAATGGCGGCCTCTGCTGCCCTCTACGCTCTTCGCCGAGCTGAGGCGTGCGGACCGGTTGCATGTGGAAAAAATAATCGTACTTTGTGACGAGGCTGTTCGCCGCAACGAGGCGCTGATGAATCGGCTCCGGAAGGCGGCAGAGCCCACGCACGGAACTAGCGAGACGAAATGA